In the Festucalex cinctus isolate MCC-2025b chromosome 10, RoL_Fcin_1.0, whole genome shotgun sequence genome, one interval contains:
- the rex1bd gene encoding required for excision 1-B domain-containing protein — MVSTDVKVLIERFYQLQSERLETYRLFEEGHEAYLRTGPHYDFEHYKQLVHQITLAFSGISKEVLDIKDKFQLHLGRADLSDHIDKLQCKEKHKLQLTAQLQLARQRAQDHPEEQDACQERIQQLKHEIIKTQEALSEIMQDFKYDSEESD; from the exons ATG GTTTCCACTGATGTCAAAGTCCTAATCGAAAGGTTCTACCAGCTGCAGTCAGAGCGTCTGGAGACCTACCGACTCTTTGAGGA AGGTCACGAGGCCTACCTGAGGACGGGACCCCACTATGACTTCGAGCACTACAAGCAGCTGGTGCACCAGATCACGCTGGCCTTCAGCGGCATTTCCAAGGAGGTTCTGGACATCAAGGACAAGTTCCAGCTCCACTTGGGCCGGGCCGACCTCTCGGATCACATCGACAAGCTGCAGTGCAAAGAGAAGCACAAACTCCAACTG ACAGCTCAGCTGCAGCTGGCCCGCCAGCGGGCTCAGGACCACCCGGAAGAGCAGGACGCATGTCAGGAGAGAATCCAGCAGCTGAAACACGA AATCATCAAGACCCAAGAGGCGCTCAGCGAGATCATGCAGGACTTCAAGTACGACTCGGAGGAGAGCGATTGA
- the dio1 gene encoding type I iodothyronine deiodinase, protein MFVFVQKVWLYLYTGYVVLFIICVNVVLRTVHAFSPALAKRVILKMNERTAMVKDPNFTYEDWGPTFLTSTFVKTASGHMWSSLEQKAFVGERAPDSAVVTMDKRQSSICNFLKGSRPLVLNFGSCTUPPFMFMLDLFKQLVRDFGDVADFLVVYIEEAHSTDGWAFTNNLQVSKHQSLEDRMAAAQMLIKEDPLCPVVVDQMSNTASVEYGALPERLYVLHKGKVLYKGGMGPWGYKPQEVRSVLEKIK, encoded by the exons ATGTTTGTGTTCGTGCAAAAAGTGTGGCTGTACCTGTACACGGGCTACGTGGTCCTCTTCATCATCTGCGTCAACGTCGTCCTCCGCACCGTGCACGCGTTTTCGCCGGCCTTGGCCAAGAGGGTGATCCTGAAAATGAACGAACGGACCGCGATGGTGAAGGATCCCAATTTCACGTACGAAGACTGGGGGCCCACTTTCCTCACCTCCACGTTCGTCAAGACGGCGTCGGGGCACATGTGGTCGTCCCTGGAACAGAAGGCGTTCGTGGGGGAGCGAGCCCCGGACTCGGCCGTGGTCACGATGGACAAGCGCCAGAGCAGCATCTGCAACTTTCTCAAAG GTTCGAGACCTCTGGTGCTGAACTTTGGAAGTTGCACCTGACCGCCGTTCATGTTCATGCTGGACCTGTTCAAGCAGCTGGTCCGGGACTTCGGCGATGTCGCCGACTTTCTCGTCGTCTACATCGAGGAGGCGCATTCAACCG ACGGTTGGGCCTTCACAAACAATCTCCAAGTGAGCAAGCACCAGAGTCTGGAGGACAGGATGGCTGCGGCGCAGATGCTCATTAAGGAGGATCCACTTTGTCCCGTGGTGGTGGACCAAATGAGCAACACGGCCTCCGTGGAGTACGGCGCGCTGCCCGAGAGGCTTTACGTGCTGCACAAAGGAAAAGTCCTCTACAAG ggGGGCATGGGGCCTTGGGGCTACAAACCGCAGGAGGTGCGCTCGGTCCTGGAGAAGATCAAGTAG